In Collimonas arenae, a single genomic region encodes these proteins:
- the nuoE gene encoding NADH-quinone oxidoreductase subunit NuoE, with amino-acid sequence MLLSQDTYKKIDREVAKFPADQKQSAVMAALAIAQDEKGWLAPETMQDVADYLDMPAIAVQEVATFYNMYNTKPVGKHKISICTNLPCQLSGGERAAEHLKHKLGIGFRETTADGQFTLVEGECMGACGDAPVLLVNNKRMCSWMSNEKIDGLLEELKK; translated from the coding sequence ATGTTGTTAAGTCAAGATACATACAAAAAGATCGATCGCGAAGTAGCGAAATTCCCCGCCGACCAGAAACAGTCGGCGGTGATGGCCGCACTGGCGATTGCGCAAGACGAAAAGGGCTGGCTGGCGCCGGAAACCATGCAGGATGTCGCAGACTATCTGGACATGCCGGCGATCGCGGTGCAGGAAGTCGCGACCTTTTACAATATGTACAACACCAAGCCGGTCGGCAAGCACAAGATCAGCATCTGCACCAACCTGCCTTGCCAGCTGTCCGGCGGCGAGCGGGCTGCGGAGCATTTGAAGCACAAGCTCGGCATCGGTTTCCGCGAGACCACGGCCGATGGCCAGTTTACGCTCGTTGAAGGCGAATGCATGGGCGCTTGCGGCGATGCGCCGGTGCTGCTGGTGAATAACAAACGCATGTGTAGCTGGATGTCGAACGAAAAGATTGACGGCTTGCTAGAGGAACTCAAGAAATGA